Proteins encoded in a region of the Carassius gibelio isolate Cgi1373 ecotype wild population from Czech Republic chromosome B5, carGib1.2-hapl.c, whole genome shotgun sequence genome:
- the LOC127957705 gene encoding metal cation symporter ZIP14 isoform X2 yields the protein MTLRPANGCRQLTLTFGLTLTLGLLLWPVGDVSGQDGPSPAQILQELLTRYGDNTSISVPQLRALLVRLNGGQSGDHDAQTQPTKTNASQCLAADTLAAYGMSEQSRIDERGLQEICPTMIQQLDTQACKTQQDQEAETSPRPTDAEVWGYGFLCVTVISLCSLVGASVVPFMRKTFYKRLLLYFIALAIGTLYSNALFQLIPEAFGFNPMEDYYVPKSAVVFGGFYLFFFTEKVLKMILKPKDREGHGHGHSHFPAERYASSNGDLEDGVMEKLQNGETGGASVPRAEADVGGLGEDDKILSTGQTVQDSQSSGGCYWLKGRGYSDIGTLAWMITLSDGLHNFIDGLAIGASFTSSVFQGISTSVAILCEEFPHELGDFVILLNAGMSIQQALFFNFLSACCCYLGMGFGILAGNNFSPNWIFALAGGMFLYIALADMFPEMNEVSREEEEAGGSGSLLTFAIQNAGLLTGFAIMLVLTIYSGQIQLG from the exons ATGACCCTGAGACCAGCCAATGGCTGCAGACAGCTGACCTTGACCTTTGGCCTGACCCTGACTCTAGGCCTGCTGCTGTGGCCAGTAGGAGATGTCAGTGGTCAGGATGGACCGTCTCCTGCGCAGATCCTTCAGGAGCTACTGACACGCTACGGAGACAACACCAGCATCTCCGTTCCTCAGCTCCGAGCGCTCCTCGTGCGCTTAAACGGAGGCCAGAGCGGAGACCATGATGCACAAACACAGCCCACCAAAACCAATGCATCTCAG TGCTTGGCTGCAGACACTCTGGCAGCGTATGGGATGAGCGAACAGTCCCGTATAGATGAACGAGGCCTGCAGGAAATCTGCCCTACCATGATACAGCAGCTGGACACACAAGCGTGTAAGACCCAACAGGACCAAGAGGCAGAGACCAGCCCCAGACCCACTGATGCTGAGG TGTGGGGGTATGGGTTCCTGTGTGTGACCGTGATATCTCTGTGTTCACTGGTCGGGGCGAGTGTGGTTCCCTTCATGAGGAAAACCTTTTACAAGCGGTTGCTGCTGTACTTCATAGCCCTGGCCATTGGTACTCTGTACTCCAACGCACTCTTTCAACTAATCCCAGAG GCCTTCGGATTCAACCCCATGGAGGATTATTATGTGCCTAAGTCTGCCGTCGTGTTTGGAGGATTCTACCTGTTCTTCTTCACAGAGAAAGTCCTGAAGATGATCTTAAAGCCAAAGGACAGG GAAGGGCATGGCCACGGCCACAGTCACTTTCCCGCGGAGCGCTATGCCAGCTCTAATGGAGATCTGGAGGATGGTGTGATGGAGAAACTGCAGAATGGAGAGACTGGAGGAGCATCTGTACCCAGAGCCGAAGCAGATGTCGGAGGACTTGGAGAAGATGACAAAATTCTCAGCACTGGCCAGACAGTACAG GACTCTCAGAGCTCGGGTGGATGTTATTGGCTGAAGGGCAGGGGTTACTCTGACATCGGGACTCTGGCGTGGATGATCACTCTGAGCGACGGTCTTCATAATTTCATCGATGGTTTGGCCATCGGAGCCTCCTTCACTTCATCTGTGTTTCAGGGCATCAGTACTTCGGTGGCGATTCTGTGTGAGGAGTTTCCTCACGAGCTGG GTGATTTTGTAATCCTGCTAAACGCTGGCATGAGCATCCAGCAAGCGCTCTTCTTTAACTTCCTGTCAGCGTGCTGCTGTTATCTGGGCATGGGCTTCGGCATCCTGGCCGGGAACAACTTCTCTCCTAACTGGATCTTTGCTCTGGCCGGAGGCATGTTCCTCTACATCGCACTGGCTGATATG TTTCCGGAGATGAATGAGGTGAGTCGTGAGGAAGAGGAGGCCGGAGGAAGTGGCTCTCTGTTAACGTTTGCCATCCAGAACGCAGGGCTGCTCACAGGGTTTGCCATCATGCTTGTGCTGACCATCTACTCTGGACAGATACAGCTGGGATAA
- the LOC127957705 gene encoding metal cation symporter ZIP14 isoform X1, translating into MSNRARRVAGRVMTLRPANGCRQLTLTFGLTLTLGLLLWPVGDVSGQDGPSPAQILQELLTRYGDNTSISVPQLRALLVRLNGGQSGDHDAQTQPTKTNASQCLAADTLAAYGMSEQSRIDERGLQEICPTMIQQLDTQACKTQQDQEAETSPRPTDAEVWGYGFLCVTVISLCSLVGASVVPFMRKTFYKRLLLYFIALAIGTLYSNALFQLIPEAFGFNPMEDYYVPKSAVVFGGFYLFFFTEKVLKMILKPKDREGHGHGHSHFPAERYASSNGDLEDGVMEKLQNGETGGASVPRAEADVGGLGEDDKILSTGQTVQDSQSSGGCYWLKGRGYSDIGTLAWMITLSDGLHNFIDGLAIGASFTSSVFQGISTSVAILCEEFPHELGDFVILLNAGMSIQQALFFNFLSACCCYLGMGFGILAGNNFSPNWIFALAGGMFLYIALADMFPEMNEVSREEEEAGGSGSLLTFAIQNAGLLTGFAIMLVLTIYSGQIQLG; encoded by the exons ATGAGCAACAG AGCTCGACGTGTTGCTGGTAGAGTCATGACCCTGAGACCAGCCAATGGCTGCAGACAGCTGACCTTGACCTTTGGCCTGACCCTGACTCTAGGCCTGCTGCTGTGGCCAGTAGGAGATGTCAGTGGTCAGGATGGACCGTCTCCTGCGCAGATCCTTCAGGAGCTACTGACACGCTACGGAGACAACACCAGCATCTCCGTTCCTCAGCTCCGAGCGCTCCTCGTGCGCTTAAACGGAGGCCAGAGCGGAGACCATGATGCACAAACACAGCCCACCAAAACCAATGCATCTCAG TGCTTGGCTGCAGACACTCTGGCAGCGTATGGGATGAGCGAACAGTCCCGTATAGATGAACGAGGCCTGCAGGAAATCTGCCCTACCATGATACAGCAGCTGGACACACAAGCGTGTAAGACCCAACAGGACCAAGAGGCAGAGACCAGCCCCAGACCCACTGATGCTGAGG TGTGGGGGTATGGGTTCCTGTGTGTGACCGTGATATCTCTGTGTTCACTGGTCGGGGCGAGTGTGGTTCCCTTCATGAGGAAAACCTTTTACAAGCGGTTGCTGCTGTACTTCATAGCCCTGGCCATTGGTACTCTGTACTCCAACGCACTCTTTCAACTAATCCCAGAG GCCTTCGGATTCAACCCCATGGAGGATTATTATGTGCCTAAGTCTGCCGTCGTGTTTGGAGGATTCTACCTGTTCTTCTTCACAGAGAAAGTCCTGAAGATGATCTTAAAGCCAAAGGACAGG GAAGGGCATGGCCACGGCCACAGTCACTTTCCCGCGGAGCGCTATGCCAGCTCTAATGGAGATCTGGAGGATGGTGTGATGGAGAAACTGCAGAATGGAGAGACTGGAGGAGCATCTGTACCCAGAGCCGAAGCAGATGTCGGAGGACTTGGAGAAGATGACAAAATTCTCAGCACTGGCCAGACAGTACAG GACTCTCAGAGCTCGGGTGGATGTTATTGGCTGAAGGGCAGGGGTTACTCTGACATCGGGACTCTGGCGTGGATGATCACTCTGAGCGACGGTCTTCATAATTTCATCGATGGTTTGGCCATCGGAGCCTCCTTCACTTCATCTGTGTTTCAGGGCATCAGTACTTCGGTGGCGATTCTGTGTGAGGAGTTTCCTCACGAGCTGG GTGATTTTGTAATCCTGCTAAACGCTGGCATGAGCATCCAGCAAGCGCTCTTCTTTAACTTCCTGTCAGCGTGCTGCTGTTATCTGGGCATGGGCTTCGGCATCCTGGCCGGGAACAACTTCTCTCCTAACTGGATCTTTGCTCTGGCCGGAGGCATGTTCCTCTACATCGCACTGGCTGATATG TTTCCGGAGATGAATGAGGTGAGTCGTGAGGAAGAGGAGGCCGGAGGAAGTGGCTCTCTGTTAACGTTTGCCATCCAGAACGCAGGGCTGCTCACAGGGTTTGCCATCATGCTTGTGCTGACCATCTACTCTGGACAGATACAGCTGGGATAA